The Deltaproteobacteria bacterium nucleotide sequence GCGGCGCGGCGGAGATATTTCAGACCTTGAAAAAAGTGCTGCACGATCGCGGTCTGTCGACCAGCGTCGGCGACGAGGGCGGTTTTGCGCCCCGGGTGGCGAGCAATGCCGAGGCGATCGAGCTTTTGCTCGAAGCGATCACCCAGGCAGGCTACAAACCGGGCACCCAGGTGGGCTTGGCGTTGGACGTGGCGTCCAGCGAGTTTTATGGCGAAGGGATTTACATTTTCAAGAAATCCGACGGTCGCCGGCGCAACCGCGACGAGATGGTGCGCCTCTATGAGGACTGGGTGCGGCAGTATCCGATTCTTTCCATCGAAGATGCCTTCGCCGAAGACGACTGGGATGGCTGGCGCATGATGACCAACGCGCTGGGCAAAAAGATTCAGCTCGTCGGCGACGATCTATTTGTCACCAACAAGGTTCGCCTCAAGCAGGGTATCGACTCCAGCGTCGCCAACTCGATTCTGGTCAAAGTGAACCAGATCGGCTCCCTAAGCGAGACCTTGGAAACCATGGCGCTGGCCAAATCGGCAGGCTACACGACCGTGATGTCGCACCGCTCCGGTGAAACCGAAGATGTCACCATCGCCGATCTGGCGGTGGCCACCAACGCCGGCCAGGTCAAAACCGGCGCCCCCTGCCGCGGCGAGCGCACGGCCAAGTACAACCAGCTCCTGCGCATCGAAGAAGAGTTGGGCAAGCGTGCCATCTATCCGGGCAAGAAAGCGTTTCGCGTCGCCAAGGGGAACTGAGTTGAAACAGGAAACTGTTTCGACCAAGCAACCCCAGCCGCCAAAAAAAAGGCGCGAAACCCTTCAAGAAAAAAGCGCGCGGGCGCTGGCCATCGCCGGCGCGCTTGGGCGCTCATACGCGGACCTCGAGTGTC carries:
- a CDS encoding phosphopyruvate hydratase, encoding MKIGRVHAREVLDSRGQPTVEVEVALKNGVVGRATVPSGASTGIHEAVELRDGGKRFLGKGVSKAVAHVNGKLAPRLRGKEARNQAELDQIMLKLDGSPNKGKLGANAILGVSLAVAQAQAKAQGLSLYRYLGGQEARTLPVPMLNVLNGGAHADNNVDVQEFMIVPFGMKSFKEALRGAAEIFQTLKKVLHDRGLSTSVGDEGGFAPRVASNAEAIELLLEAITQAGYKPGTQVGLALDVASSEFYGEGIYIFKKSDGRRRNRDEMVRLYEDWVRQYPILSIEDAFAEDDWDGWRMMTNALGKKIQLVGDDLFVTNKVRLKQGIDSSVANSILVKVNQIGSLSETLETMALAKSAGYTTVMSHRSGETEDVTIADLAVATNAGQVKTGAPCRGERTAKYNQLLRIEEELGKRAIYPGKKAFRVAKGN